DNA from Geobacter sulfurreducens PCA:
CGGGCGAGCTTGGCCTCGTATCCGCCGTTGCCCAGTCGGACCGGCACTCCGCCGGCCGCGGTAAAGAGCGTAAGGCCGAACCCCTTGTCCAGGTGTATCTCCGATACGTCGGCCAGGGTGAATTCTTTGCCCCTGCGCAACTGATCCATGAGCGCCACGGCCCCCTTCAGGGCCTCGCGGGTACCGACGGGGTCCCGCGCCAAGTCCTCCTCGGCGACTCCGGTGATAACCGGGTAATCGAGACTGTCACCCTGGGTGAGCGGCTTGAAGACCGTGCCGCCGGCATCCATGTAGTAGAGGAATCCCATGTTCACCACGGCCACCGGCACCCGTTCCACCACCTCGATGGCGAGGGTGTGGGGGAAATAGCGCCTGACCTGAACCTTGTCGATCCAGGGGTTCTTGGCCAGCTGGCTGCCGATGTCACGCAGCCTCAGCCCGAGCATGGAATCACCGGGACGAACCCCGGCCTGTGCGATCACATCGTCCCGCTTCAGGCGCTGAAGCTTCGAAACCTCGATCTCCTTCAGCGGCAGCGGCGCGAATTCCCACTGGGATAGGTAGCGGTATCCGCCATAGCAGATGCCTCCCACCGTGGCCAGCCCGGCCAGGCCGCAGACCAGCCGGCTTCCCCAGGTAATGAGGGGGCGCCAGTTGATCGGCTTACGCTCCCGCTTCACGCGGTTGCGGGTCTGGGCCGGCTTTATCCGTGTCTTGACGTGCAGATCGCGCATATGCTCCGCGCCTAGCTTCCGGCCCCTTCCCCCTTGATTTTCAGCTCAGCGGAAATCAGAATTCTCTCCACCAGGTCCTCGAAACCGATCCCGGACTCCTTGAGGGCGATCTCGGGCAGAAGGCTCAACGCGGTCATTCCCGGCAGGGTGTTCACCTCCAGGAGATAACACTCGCCCCCTTCCGTTACGAGGAAATCGACTCTGCTGTAACCGGAGCATCCCAGGGCGCGGTGAGCCGCTTCCCCTTCGGCCAGGAGCCTGCGGTGCAGTTCCGCCGGGAGTACCGGTGGGCAGATATGCTCGGCCTTGCCGGCGGTATACTTGGCCTCGAAGTCGTAGAACTCGTTCACGGGAACGATCTCGATGGCCCCCATGGCCCGGTCGTCCAGTATCCCGATCTGGATCTCGCGCCCCTTGATGAAGCGCTCCACCAGGATATCGTCATCATAGCGGAAGGCGAGCTCCAGGGCAGAAGGGAGCTCTTCCGGCGACTTGACGATGCTCACCCCCACCGATGACCCTTCCTGAGACGGCTTCACCACCACCGGGTAGCCGAACCCTTCCGCCACGGGATCAACTGTCTCGCCCCGGCGCACAACCCGGTAGGGAGCGATCGTGAGCCCCCGCGCGGCGAAAACCTCCTTGGCGACGATCTTGTTCATGGCAAGGGCGCTGGCCAGGACCCCCGATCCGGTGTAGGGAATGCCCATGAGCTCCAGCAGCCCCTGGACGGTTCCGTCTTCCCCGTAGCGGCCGTGGAGACAGATAAAAGCAACATCGATCCACTCCCGGACCAGAACCTGCGGGAGATCCCGGCCGACGTCCACGGGGACCGCGTCATATCCCCGGCTCTGGAGGGCCTTCAGCACAGCGCCGCCGCTGGCAAGGGACACTTCGCGCTCAGCCGAGAGTCCTCCCATAAGTACGCCTATCTTCGTGGTTTTCAGCTCATCCCTCGTCATTGCCGCTCCGCGCGGGACACTACAGCCCCTTACTCATCGCCGAAAATTTTGACTTCTTCTTCAAGAGCCGTGCCGCTTTTGAGCTTCACCGCATCCTTGATGCGCGCTGCCAGGGCCAGAAAATCGGCGGCCGTGGCACCACCCCGGTTCACCAGAAAGTTGGTGTGGACCTCGGACACCTGGGCTCCCCCCACCCGAGCTCCCCTGAGCCCCGCATCTTCGATCAGTCGCCAGGCCGCCTGACCGGGCGGGTTCTTGAAGAAGGACCCGGCATTGGGGAAGCCGACCTGCTGGCTGGCGGTCCGGTGGGCCCGGCACCCGTCGATCCGCTCACTGATCCGTCGGGGATCGTCGGAATCGAGCACGAACGTAGCCCCGATGATGATCTCTCCCGGTTGCAGCTTGAGGTACCGGTAGCCGTAATCGAGCAATTCGCGCCCCTTGCATTCGAAGCCTGCAGTGCCAATGGTCAGGATCTCTTCGACCCGGTCGAGAATGGCACCGCCGTGGGCTCCGGCATTCATGGCAAGGGCACCGCCAACGGTTCCGGGAATCCCGCAAAGAAACTCCAGGCCGGCAAGGCCTTCGTTCCGGAGAAAGGCCGTCAGCCTGCCGTTGGCCACCCCGGCCCCCACCACGGCCCGGTTTCCTTCGAGCCGCTCCAGGCTAGTCATGCGCGCCGACGAAATAACAACGCCCCGAAAGCCTCCGTCGCGGATCAGGAGATTGTAGCCTCCCCCCACAGCCAGCCAGGGAGTGCCGGTTTCGGCCAGAATCGCCAGGAGCGCTCGCATGTCGTCGGGATCGGCCGGGGTGACGAAGAAGTCCGCCGGACCGCCCACCCTCAGCGACGTATGGCGCGCCATGGGCTCGTCCCGGAGGATCTCCCCCCGCACTTCCGCCTCAAGCCGTGCCGCCAACCGATCGTTCAAAGAACCGTCCCGTGCCCGCTAGGCCTGCCGGGCTTCTTCCAGCTTCGCGAGGAACGCCTCGCCTGACTGCCAGATATTTCCCGCTCCAAGGGTCAGCACGATGTCCCCGGGCTGCACGATCGTCAGCAGGTGCTCGGGAAGCGCCTCCCGATCGGCCACGTAGGTCACGTCGCGCTGGCCGTGCTTACGGATCTCCTCGGCCAGCCGCTCGGCCGACACACCTTCAATGGGGGCCTCGCCGGCCGGATAGATATCCGTCAGTACCAGCACATCTGCGTCGTAGAAGCAGGTGACGAACTCGGCGAACAGTTCCCTGGTCCGGCTGAACCGGTGGGGCTGGAACGCCACCACGAGCCGCCTCTCGGGCCAGCCGCTCTTGCCGGCGGCCAGGGTGGCCCGGATCTCCGCCGGATGGTGGCCGTAGTCATCCACCACGGTGATGCCGTTCACCTCTCCCTTCACCTGGAAACGCCGTCCTACCCCGCCGAACGTGGCGAACCCTTCCTGGATCTGGGAGAAGGGGACATCCAGTTCCATGGCCACTGCGATACAGGCAAGGGCATTCAGCACGTTGTGGGCGCCGGGCATGGAAAAGGACACCTCACCCATGCGGTATCCCTTGTAATGGGCCACAAAAGAGGTGGTGCCCCCTTCGAGCCGGATATGCGTCGCACGGATGTCGGCCTGGGACGAAAGGCCGTAGGTGACGAAACGCTTCTTCACCCGCGGGAGGATCTCGGCGATGTTGCGGTCTTCCAGGCAGAGCACCGCCAGTCCGTAGAAGGGAATCTTGTTTATGAAGTCGACAAAGGTGTCTTTGATCTGTTCGATCCCGCCGGTATAGAAGTCGAGGTGGTCGGCGTCGATATTGGTCACCACCGCAATGGTGGGCGAAAGCTTCAGGAACGAACCGTCCGACTCGTCGGCTTCCGCCACCAGGAACTGACCCTGGC
Protein-coding regions in this window:
- a CDS encoding cell division protein FtsQ/DivIB; protein product: MRDLHVKTRIKPAQTRNRVKRERKPINWRPLITWGSRLVCGLAGLATVGGICYGGYRYLSQWEFAPLPLKEIEVSKLQRLKRDDVIAQAGVRPGDSMLGLRLRDIGSQLAKNPWIDKVQVRRYFPHTLAIEVVERVPVAVVNMGFLYYMDAGGTVFKPLTQGDSLDYPVITGVAEEDLARDPVGTREALKGAVALMDQLRRGKEFTLADVSEIHLDKGFGLTLFTAAGGVPVRLGNGGYEAKLARFVRIYGELREHMAAVEYIDCDYLDKIIVKKG
- a CDS encoding D-alanine--D-alanine ligase, which translates into the protein MTRDELKTTKIGVLMGGLSAEREVSLASGGAVLKALQSRGYDAVPVDVGRDLPQVLVREWIDVAFICLHGRYGEDGTVQGLLELMGIPYTGSGVLASALAMNKIVAKEVFAARGLTIAPYRVVRRGETVDPVAEGFGYPVVVKPSQEGSSVGVSIVKSPEELPSALELAFRYDDDILVERFIKGREIQIGILDDRAMGAIEIVPVNEFYDFEAKYTAGKAEHICPPVLPAELHRRLLAEGEAAHRALGCSGYSRVDFLVTEGGECYLLEVNTLPGMTALSLLPEIALKESGIGFEDLVERILISAELKIKGEGAGS
- the murB gene encoding UDP-N-acetylmuramate dehydrogenase, whose amino-acid sequence is MNDRLAARLEAEVRGEILRDEPMARHTSLRVGGPADFFVTPADPDDMRALLAILAETGTPWLAVGGGYNLLIRDGGFRGVVISSARMTSLERLEGNRAVVGAGVANGRLTAFLRNEGLAGLEFLCGIPGTVGGALAMNAGAHGGAILDRVEEILTIGTAGFECKGRELLDYGYRYLKLQPGEIIIGATFVLDSDDPRRISERIDGCRAHRTASQQVGFPNAGSFFKNPPGQAAWRLIEDAGLRGARVGGAQVSEVHTNFLVNRGGATAADFLALAARIKDAVKLKSGTALEEEVKIFGDE
- the murC gene encoding UDP-N-acetylmuramate--L-alanine ligase; protein product: MYGKIEKIHFVGIGGIGMSGIAEVLLNLGYKVSGSDLKQSDTTDRLASLGGEIRFGHGRENVADVDVVVTSTAVRDDNPEVVEAKRRMIPVIPRAEMLAELMRMKYGIAIAGTHGKTTTTSMVATVLTHGGIDPTIVIGGKLNTLGTNAKLGQGQFLVAEADESDGSFLKLSPTIAVVTNIDADHLDFYTGGIEQIKDTFVDFINKIPFYGLAVLCLEDRNIAEILPRVKKRFVTYGLSSQADIRATHIRLEGGTTSFVAHYKGYRMGEVSFSMPGAHNVLNALACIAVAMELDVPFSQIQEGFATFGGVGRRFQVKGEVNGITVVDDYGHHPAEIRATLAAGKSGWPERRLVVAFQPHRFSRTRELFAEFVTCFYDADVLVLTDIYPAGEAPIEGVSAERLAEEIRKHGQRDVTYVADREALPEHLLTIVQPGDIVLTLGAGNIWQSGEAFLAKLEEARQA